One stretch of Maylandia zebra isolate NMK-2024a linkage group LG13, Mzebra_GT3a, whole genome shotgun sequence DNA includes these proteins:
- the LOC101466829 gene encoding delta-1-pyrroline-5-carboxylate synthase gives MFARLASCSPLPFRTRQSNVCPVYIRAFSQAKFVLPRPHGKSFAHRSELKQAKRIVVKLGSAVVTRGDECGLALGRLASIVEQVAMLQNQGREMMIVTSGAVAFGKQRLRHEILLSQSVRQALHSGQNQLKDMTVPVLEARACAAAGQSGLMALYEAMFTQYSICTAQILVTNLDFHDEQKRRNLNSTLHELLRMNIVPIINTNDAVVPPPVPNSDLQGVNVISIKDNDSLAARLAVEMKVDLLIALSDVQGLYDSPPGTDDAKLIDIFYPGDQQSITYGTKSRVGIGGMEAKVKAALWALQGGTSVIIANGTDPKVTGHVITDIVEGKKVGTFFSEVKPAGPTVEQQTEMARHAGRTLASLLPEQRGEIICCLAELLTEKKEEILNANRKDMELATTLGRLSQPLINRLSLSTAKLNSLAIGLRQLAVSSRDSVGRVLRRTRVANNLELEQITVPIGVLLVIFESRPDCLPQVSALAIASGNALLLKGGKEASNTNKILHQLTQEALSIHGVADAIQLVSTREEVEDLCRLDKMIDLIIPRGSSQLVREIQRAAKGIPVLGHSEGICHVYVDSDASIDKALDVVKDSKCDYPAACNAMETLLIHRDLLRTPVFDQIIDLLRTEQVKIHAGPRFASYLTFSPSEVKSLRTEYGDLECCIEVVDSMQEAVDHIHKYGSSHTDVIVTENEETAEQFLQQVDSACVFWNASSRFADGYRFGLGAEVGISTARIHARGPVGLEGLLTTKWVLRGEGHTVADFSEQGSMKYLHENIPVPQGSFN, from the exons ATGTTTGCCAGGTTGGCTTCCTGCTCTCCTCTGCCATTCAGAACACGGCAATCAAATGTGTGCCCAGTCTACATCAGAGCCTTTTCCCAGGCTAAAT TCGTTCTCCCTCGACCCCATGGGAAGTCCTTTGCACACCGCAGTGAGCTGAAGCAAGCCAAACGCATTGTAGTGAAGCTTGGGAGCGCTGTGGTGACGCGTGGAGATGAATGTGGTCTGGCACTGGGACGACTGGCTTCAATAGTAGAGCAG GTGGCCATGCTACAGAATCAAGGCAGGGAGATGATGATTGTTACGAGTGGTGCTGTGGCATTTGGGAAGCAGCGACTGAGACATGAGATACTGCTGTCTCAGAGTGTCAGACAAGCTCTGCATTCTGGGCAGAACCAACTGAAAGACATG ACAGTCCCAGTTTTGGAAGCAAGAGCCTGTGCAGCTGCTGGGCAGAGCGGTCTGATGGCGCTGTACGAAGCTATGTTCACCCAATACAGCATCTGCACTGCACAA ATTCTGGTCACCAATCTGGACTTTCACGATGAACAGAAGCGCCGGAACCTGAACAGCACGCTACATGAACTGCTGCGTATGAATATCGTTCCGATAATTAACACGAACGATGCTGTTGTTCCACCCCCTGTTCCCAACAGTGACCTACAGGGTGTAAAT GTAATAAGCATCAAAGATAACGACAGCTTGGCTGCACGGCTGGCTGTTGAAATGAAAGTAGACCTACTTATTGCCCTGTCTGATGTCCAAG GCTTATACGACAGTCCGCCAGGAACAGATGATGCCAAGCTCATTGATATATTCTATCCCGGAGACCAACAATCTATCACATATGGGACTAAATCCAGAGTTGGTATCGGCGGCATGGAAGCAAAG GTGAAAGCAGCCCTCTGGGCACTGCAGGGTGGCACCTCAGTAATCATTGCCAATGGCACAGATCCAAAAGTCACCGGTCACGTCATCACAGACATTGTGGAAGGGAAGAAAGTTGGCACCTTTTTCTCTGAAGTGAAACCTGCAG GCCCAACTGTGGAGCAGCAGACAGAGATGGCACGACATGCAGGCAGAACCCTGGCCTCCCTGCTCCCTGAACAg AGAGGGGAGATCATCTGCTGTCTTGCTGAGCTCcttacagaaaagaaagaagaaattctTAATGCAAACAGGAAAGACATGGAGCTAGCAACAACATTAG GTCGTCTGTCCCAGCCTCTGATCAATCGCCTGAGTCTGTCAACAGCCAAGCTGAACAGTCTTGCCATTGGCCTGCGTCAGCTCGCCGTTTCCTCCAGGGACAGCGTCGGCCGGGTGCTGAGGAGGACTAGAGTGGCCAACAACCTAGAACTAGAACAGATCACGGTCCCCATCGGTGTCCTGCTGGTCATCTTTGAGTCTCGCCCTGATTGTCTGCCACAG GTGTCAGCACTAGCAATTGCAAGCGGAAATGCTTTGCTCCTGAAAGGTGGCAAAGAAGCTTCCAACACCAACAAAATTCTACATCAACTCACTCAAGAGGCCCTTTCCATTCATGGTGTAGCAGATGCCATTCAACTG GTGAGCACacgtgaggaagttgaggatctgTGTAGACTGGACAAGATGATTGACCTAATCATTCCAAGGGGCTCATCTCAGCTGGTCCGGGAAATCCAGAGGGCAGCCAAGGGCATTCCTGTTTTGGGCCACAGTGAGGGCATCTGTCACGTCTACGTCGACAGTGATGCCAGCATTGACAAAGCTCTTGATGTTG TCAAAGACTCTAAATGTGACTACCCTGCTGCCTGCAATGCCATGGAGACTCTTCTTATTCACAGAGATTTGCTGCGTACTCCTGTGTTTGACCAGATCATTGACTTGCTGAGAACAGAGCAA GTAAAGATTCATGCTGGTCCTCGCTTCGCATCCTATTTAACTTTTAGCCCATCTGAGGTCAAGTCTCTGAGGACAGAGTATGGGGACCTGGAATGCTGCATTGAGGTGGTTGACAGCATGCAGGAAGCTGTGGACCACATCCACAAATACGGCAGCTCCCACACTGATGTCATTGTTACTGAGAATGAAGAAACAGCCGAACAGTTTCTGCAACAGGTGGACAGCGCCTGTGTATTCTGGAACGCCAGCTCTCGCTTTGCTGATGGCTACCGCTTTGGCCTTG GAGCTGAGGTTGGTATCAGTACAGCACGGATACATGCCAGAGGACCTGTAGGTTTGGAGGGACTTTTGACCACCAAGTGGGTCCTTCGAGGGGAGGGACACACAGTGGCTGACTTCTCTGAGCAAGGCAGCATGAAATACCTTCACGAAAACATCCCTGTGCCGCAGGGGAGTTTCAATTAG
- the LOC143421816 gene encoding E3 ubiquitin/ISG15 ligase TRIM25, with protein sequence MGTMEETLKCPVCQDFFIDPVTLQCGHDFCLTCIQAVWETDVSDEGPFFCPECQIFLPSDLTLKINADLQTKVKDFTTKTLSAAERQAAASTSETKSSSTICCDHCIEMPSVAIRTCLTCDASLCQAHALLHQQRSALREHTVVEVTSDPLSLKCREHRDELKLFCMEEKVPVCCLCVLVGTHKHHKASQLHEAKADFKSMLETTMNQLLKRRSEAEHAIKDLESLYTQTVTSAAEFRERISDKYSRIHVVLNGDERLMMQIIDAEETCMTEWLEAQRSIVEAQIKEIDAFRASSKSLLQETNDLRFLQQITSQNLCDPLEFAPIREVNRDLCDPEKLRTVERLVDELSVALSQHFPRMWSYLSSPLLDFKTAHPKLELSQDRKQVYWRRQPFGEGQSPQPYDSQYSVLAQESFTGGQHYWEVIVQDKPFWMIGVTTGSVDKKASLSQSSSSLGVNNTSWCIYHGDGQYLACHDTQEKQLSVGKRVRKLGILANLQKGELSFYDADAMRLLHSFCVQCTEPLYPIFNPCIDMNGVNTQPLTLFWIKDPWDWHTREEKSELTGTI encoded by the exons ATGGGGACCATGGAGGAAACTTTGAAGTGTCCTGTGTGCCAGGATTTCTTCATTGATCCTGTGACGCTGCAGTGCGGGCATGACTTCTGCCTCACCTGTATACAGGCTGTCTGGGAAACCGATGTGTCTGATGAGGGGCCTTTCTTCTGCCCGGAGTGTCAGATATTTCTCCCCTCTGACCTCACTCTGAAGATAAATGCAGACCTTCAGACCAAAGTAAAGGACTTCACCACTAAGACGCTGTCAGCAGCAGAGCGACAAGCAGCAGCTTCAACTAGTGAAACTAAATCATCATCAACTATTTGCTGTGACCACTGCATAGAGATGCCATCAGTAGCCATAAGAACATGCCTGACTTGTGATGCCTCGCTGTGCCAGGCTCACGCCCTGCTCCACCAACAGAGGTCTGCTCTAAGGGAGCACACAGTGGTGGAGGTGACCAGCGATCCACTGTCTCTGAAGTGCAGGGAGCACCGCGATGAGCTTAAGCTCTTCTGTATGGAGGAAAAGGTACCtgtgtgctgtttgtgtgtcctGGTTGGCACGCACAAACATCACAAAGCCTCTCAACTGCATGAAGCCAAAGCAGACTTTAAG AGTATGCTTGAGACCACAATGAACCAGCTACTAAAGAGGAGAAGTGAAGCTGAACATGCCATCAAAGACCTGGAGTCACTGTATACACAAACAGTG ACCTCTGCTGCAGAGTTTAGAGAGAGAATCTCAGACAAGTACAGCAGAATCCACGTCGTGCTGAATGGCGATGAGCGTCTAATGATGCAGATTATAGACGCAGAGGAGACATGCATGACAGAGTGGCTGGAGGCCCAGAGGAGCATTGTAGAGGCTCAGATCAAAGAGATAGATGCATTCAGAGCCTCCAGCAAATCACTTCTCCAGGAAACCAATGATCTGCGGTTTCTGCAG CAAATCACATCACAGAATCTTTG tGATCCCTTGGAATTTGCTCCAATCCGAGAAGTAAACAGAGACCTCTGTGACCCTGAGAAGCTGAGAACAGTAGAGAGGCTGGTGGATGAACTCTCGGTCGCTTTGTCCCAACATTTTCCACGAATGTGGTCAT ACTTAAGTTCTCCTCTTCTAGACTTCAAAACAGCTCATCCAAAGCTGGAGTTATCCCAAGACAGAAAACAAGTGTACTGGAGACGCCAACCTTTCGGTGAAGGACAGAGCCCTCAGCCATATGACTCACAGTATAGCGTCCTTGCTCAGGAGAGTTTTACAGGTGGCCAGCATTACTGGGAAGTCATTGTCCAAGACAAGCCCTTCTGGATGATAGGTGTGACCACGGGGTCAGTCGATAAAAAAGCCAGTTTAAGCCAGAGTTCTTCCAGTCTGGGTGTAAATAACACATCTTGGTGCATCTACCATGGAGACGGACAGTACCTGGCGTGCCATGATACTCAGGAAAAGCAGCTGTCAGTTGGAAAGAGAGTCAGAAAGCTAGGCATACTTGCAAACCTCCAGAAGGGGGAGCTGTCATTCTATGATGCCGACGCTATGAGGCTGCTTCACTCCTTCTGTGTGCAGTGCACAGAACCTCTCTATCCCATTTTTAACCCATGCATTGATATGAACGGAGTCAACACACAGCCTCTTACCTTGTTTTGGATAAAGGACCCCTGGGATTGGCATACACGTGAGGAGAAAAGTGAACTCACAGGAACCATTTAA
- the LOC101467112 gene encoding factor VII-activating protease, translating to MFGKVRGLPQSAHSHVTLLHVFWSTAIMNLKLLFLCLFLAVLFIPAELKHKHDKHRDSSHPGRHGRHPESSSPERQDRHRDSARPERHGKHEKKRPKGRFKDIIEDVVFIKVVDEDDEDDENGHSDWLDEFLDLDGQCTPNPCLNNGVCKEKGKRKFKCDCPKPYKGKKCERGPRICKRGQCGYGECVLTSTPPHYECKCKRPFQPPDCKTISVCNPNPCKNGGTCVRDENDFDCHCPEGFGGHFCHVGPNDCYVDDGESYRGNVSETDDGDECLYWNSHFILASGVNPFTSFEDKDGLGPHNFCRNPDGEPKPWCFFRRGHRLLWDYCDVPKCPVSTHGPPTEVAPTQPKPPQPEPTQPKPPQPEPTQPEPTQPKPTQPKPPQPEPTQPKPPQPEPTQPELPQPEPTGKLPATAIPSTGKPIRPSATPLPPTTGPKQFATCGIPQPKKALTRIFGGLKVSPGSIPWQVSVQVKPTGSAQPFRHVCGGILIASCWVLTAAHCIEPNKDMQVLAGSLSVSKPDPGTQTIPVERTIKNPNYRVTNEAVYNDIGLLKLSGTPGFCANETQFVKTACLPNAPLPDGTECKISGWGATEQSDYGSSHLLEANVLLINQEKCSDRSVYGNMLDNSMFCAGYLEGGVDSCQGDSGGPLTCMQNNANVVYGVVSWGDQCGKKNKPGVYTRVTHFLDWIKANTEGAIP from the exons ATGTTTGGAAAAGTGCGAGGGCTCCCCCAGTCAGCTCACTCTCATGTTACTCTCCTACATGTCTTCTGGTCAACTGCCATCATGAACCTGAAACTCCTCTTCCTTTGTCTCTTCTTAGCGGTGCTCTTCATACCTGCTGAA TTGAAACATAAACACGACAAACATCGGGACTCTTCGCATCCTGGAAGACATGGCAGACATCCAGAGTCTTCAAGTCCtgaaagacaagacagacatCGGGACTCTGCACGGCCTGAAAGACATGGGAAACATGAGAAAAAGAGACCAAAAGGAAGGTTTAAAGATATAATTGAGG ATGTCGTCTTTATTAAGGTCGTggatgaggatgatgaggatgatgaaaaTGGTCATTCAGACTGGCTTGATGAGTTTCTGGACCTAGACG gcCAGTGCACCCCAAATCCTTGCCTTAACAATGGTGTGTGTAAGGAGAAAGGCAAGAGAAAGTTCAAATGTGACTGTCCCAAACCTtacaagggaaaaaaatgcGAGAGAG GTCCAAGAATTTGTAAAAGAGGTCAATGCGGGTATGGCGAATGTGTACTGACTTCAACTCCTCCGCACTATGAGTGCAAATGCAAGCGACCCTTTCAGCCTCCAGACTGCAAAACTA TTTCAGTTTGTAATCCTAATCCATGTAAAAATGGTGGCACATGCGTCAGAGATGAAAATGACTTTGACTGCCATTGCCCCGAAGGGTTCGGAGGACATTTCTGCCATGTTG GTCCAAACGACTGCTATGTGGACGATGGAGAGTCATATCGTGGCAATGTGAGCGAGACGGATGATGGTGATGAGTGCCTCTACTGGAACTCCCACTTCATCCTGGCATCGGGTGTTAATCCCTTCACCTCCTTTGAGGACAAAGACGGCCTTGGCCCTCACAACTTCTGCAG GAACCCTGACGGAGAGCCAAAGCCCTGGTGCTTTTTCAGAAGAGGCCACAGGTTACTATGGGACTACTGTGATGTGCCAAAATGTCCTGTATCGACAC ATGGGCCGCCGACTGAGGTTGCTCCTACACAGCCTAAACCACCGCAGCCAGAACCGACACAGCCTAAACCACCGCAGCCAGAACCGACACAGCCTGAACCGACACAGCCTAAACCGACACAGCCTAAACCACCGCAGCCAGAACCAACACAGCCTAAACCACCGCAGCCAGAACCGACACAGCCTGAACTACCGCAGCCAGAACCTACTGGTAAGCTGCCAGCAACTGCCATACCATCAACTGGGAAGCCCATCCGCCCTTCTGCGACACCTCTCCCTCCGACTACTGGACCAAAACAGTTTGCCACCTGTGGCATACCTCAGCCAAAAAAGGCTCTTACCCGAATCTTTGGGGGTCTGAAAGTCAGTCCAGGATCTATACCCTGGCAGGTTTCTGTGCAAGTGAAGCCAACGGGCTCCGCTCAGCCATTCAGACACGTCTGTGGAGGAATTCTCATCGCAAGTTGCTGGGTGCTGACAGCTGCACACTGCAT TGAACCAAACAAGGACATGCAGGTGCTGGCTGGAAGTCTCTCAGTGAGTAAGCCAGACCCCGGAACTCAGACCATACCTGTCGAAAGGACTATTAAAAATCCAAACTACAGGGTGACCAATGAAGCTGTTTACAATGATATAG GCTTGTTGAAGCTGAGTGGGACTCCTGGTTTTTGTGCCAATGAGACCCAGTTTGTGAAAACAGCCTGTCTACCAAATGCGCCACTGCCTGATGGGACGGAGTGCAAAATCTCTGGATGGGGTGCTACTGAGCAAT CTGATTATGGTTCCAGCCACCTGCTGGAGGCCAATGTCCTGCTGATCAACCAGGAAAAGTGCTCTGATCGTTCTGTTTATGGGAACATGCTGGACAATTCCATGTTCTGTGCTGGCTACCTGGAGGGAGGGGTGGATTCCTGCCAG GGGGACTCTGGAGGACCATTGACGTGCATGCAGAACAACGCTAATGTTGTTTATGGAGTGGTGAGTTGGGGAGACCAGTGTGGGAAGAAGAACAAGCCTGGGGTCTACACACGGGTCACTCATTTCCTGGACTGGATCAAGGCAAATACTGAAGGAGCAATTCCTTGA
- the LOC101469311 gene encoding zinc-binding protein A33 — protein MEERAAVSALDELTERNCSLIQEIEQDLARLTLALDQTDTEPDTMSFFSYPEQEDMETADRVIDLLNQTDPSSVSLDEAKAEQIISLTNNMLLLVCSQTPMIKKLIKSYSSEVCLDPETAHPKLIISPQGDSATYTDTWQQLPDLPGRFDTTLNVISLQGFSFGRHYWEIDVTGKTYWELGVTYPNIPRKGTTEDCWLGRGPESWCVEFFDGEYTAWHGGVPHQLPFTKRFCQIGVLCSFPAGLVMFLEADKMTPLFAFCTGTFSDCLYLAVCPGHDHNGNNAKPIVICNPSSANRDLRFTSQKSC, from the exons ATGGAAGAGCGGGCTGCTGTCTCTGCCTTGGATGAGCTCACGGAGAGGAACTGTTCTCTGATCCAGGAGATAGAGCAGGACCTGGCTAGACTCACTCTGGCACTGGACCAAACGGACACAGAGCCTGATACAATG TCGTTCTTTTCATACCCTGAACAGGAAGACATGGAAACAGCAGACAG AGTGATTGATCTGCTAAACCAAACAGACCCAAGCAGTGTGAGCCTGGATGAAGCTAAAGCTGAGCAGATCATCAGCCTCACCAATAACATGCTCCTGCTTGTCTGCTCCCAGACCCCGATGATCAAGAAACTCATCAAGAGCT ATTCCAGCGAGGTGTGCCTGGATCCGGAAACCGCCCACCCAAAGCTGATCATCTCTCCCCAAGGCGATAGTGCCACATATACGGACACCTGGCAGCAACTTCCTGACTTACCTGGACGCTTTGACACTACCCTCAATGTCATCAGTTTGCAGGGCTTCAGCTTTGGTCGCCATTACTGGGAAATCGATGTAACTGGGAAGACTTACTGGGAGCTCGGTGTCACCTACCCCAACATTCCTCGGAAGGGCACAACTGAGGACTGCTGGCTCGGCCGCGGGCCTGAGTCCTGGTGTGTGGAGTTTTTTGATGGCGAGTATACGGCCTGGCATGGAGGCGTTCCGCATCAGCTGCCTTTCACGAAGCGTTTCTGCCAGATTGGTGTTTTGTGTAGTTTTCCTGCAGGGCTGGTGATGTTTCTCGAGGCGGACAAAATGACACCACTGTTTGCCTTCTGCACGGGGACCTTCTCAGACTGCCTCTACTTAGCTGTCTGCCCTGGTCATGACCACAATGGCAACAATGCAAAACCTATTGTTATCTGTAACCCTTCATCTGCCAACAGGGATCTCCGGTTTACTTCACAGAAGAGCTGTTGA
- the ablim1a gene encoding actin-binding LIM protein 1a isoform X3, translated as MPTVPNLNSLSKLCSSSRSQSVNRVRVKRKSSVKRMSIIEDGHVAEVLYLIPKQYMEQLPYLNPNDYYLSERLNDVATVAHAQDTRHHSTEKPLIQCYKCGQPCKGEVLRVQNKHFHLKCFTCKVCGCDLAQGGFFMKNGDYLCTLDYQRMHGTRCNGCGDFVEGEVVTALGKTYHPSCFVCTICKRPFPAGDRVTFNGKDCLCQYCVEPMSPGPKDILGSSNCAGCGRDIKNGQALLALDKQWHLGCFKCKACNKVLTGEYISKDGAPYCEKDYQTHFGVQCEACHQFITGKVLEAGDKHYHPSCARCSRCNQMFTEGEEMYLQGSTVWHPGCKNTTRTEERHRERPTRSSSESICSRPGSSIPGSPGHTIYAKVDNEILDYRDLAAIPKVKAIYDIERPDLITYEPMYTTSLDEREERRESVGELHTARRERSPLPDDKSSRNMSPTPSGEGSYDRRERILQRSTSQGSIGSPVYNRHGYTPTLSRSPQHFHRPEALTGMQKLCSSLCSNSVGSRNNDSRPTSPFRHHFLPHSQGTDPPSGRSSPLPLRPDSRPVTPPLSQTPKHFHLPDQGSNIYRKPPIYKQHGSEGRRRSREEEEEEALKRKLLQEEHLSKIQSGLGKLILKEEMEKEQIRERHARSLSAQRYDPKQTSCDADQPSPTKTNSLPGYGRNGLHRPQSTDFTQYNSYGDMCGGGREFQHIKDGRAALARMDRGVSMPNMLEPKVYPYEMLMITSRGRAKLPRDVDRTRLERHLAPETFFDIFGMEIQEFDRLPLWKRNDMKKKAKLF; from the exons TGGCTCATGCGCAGGACACACGCCACCACTCTACAGAGAAGCCCCTAATTCAGTGCTACAAGTGTGGGCAGCCATGTAAGGGCGAGGTGCTCCGGGTGCAGAACAAGCACTTTCACCTCAAGTGCTTCACATGTAAAG TATGTGGCTGTGACCTTGCCCAGGGGGGCTTCTTCATGAAAAATGGAGACTATCTGTGCACGCTGGACTACCAACGCATGCACGGTACCCGCTGCAATGGCTGTGGGGACTTTGTTGAGGGAGAAGTGGTTACTGCTCTGGGCAAGACCTACCACCCTTCCTGCTTCGTCTGCACCATCTGCAA ACGACCGTTTCCTGCCGGGGACAGGGTGACCTTTAATGGAAAGGACTGTCTCTGTCAATACTGTGTCGAGCCCATGTCTCCAGGACCAAAGGACATCCTGGGCTCCAGCA ATTGCGCAGGATGTGGCCGAGACATTAAGAACGGACAGGCTCTCCTTGCTTTGGACAAACAGTGGCATCTGGGCTGCTTTAAGTGTAAGGCCTGCAACAAAGTGCTGACCGGGGAGTACATCAGCAA GGATGGCGCCCCCTACTGTGAGAAGGACTACCAGACCCATTTTGGAGTTCAGTGTGAGGCGTGCCATCAATTCATCACAGGGAAGGTGCTAGAG GCAGGAGATAAGCACTATCACCCCAGCTGTGCGCGATGCAGCAGGTGCAATCAGATGTTCACAGAAGGAGAAGAGATGTATCTGCAAG GGTCAACAGTCTGGCATCCTGGGTGCAAGAACACCACGAGAACAGAAGAAAGGCACAGGGAGCGG cCGACGAGGTCGTCGTCTGAGAGTATTTGTTCCAGACCTGGTTCAAGCATACCTGGCTCACCGGGTCACACTATCTAT GCAAAAGTAGACAATGAGATCCTTGATTACAGAGACCTAGCTGCCATTCCAAAAGTCAAAGCCATTTATGACATTGAGCGCCCCGATCTTATTACCTATGAACCTATGTACACCACCTCCCTGgatgagagagaggagagacgAGAGAGTGTGGGAGAG CTCCACACTGCCAGGAGGGAACGTTCCCCCTTGCCGGATGACAAG TCCTCAAGAAACATGTCGCCAACCCCATCTGGTGAG GGATCTTACGACAGGAGGGAACGCATCCTTCAGAGGTCCACCAGTCAGGGCTCCATAGGATCACCAGTTTATAATCGTCATGGATACACCCCCACTTTGTCACGGTCGCCGCAGCATTTTCACCGGCCAG AGGCTCTGACAGGCATGCAGAAGCTCTGCTCCTCCCTGTGCAGTAACAGTGTGGGCTCCAGAAATAATGACTCCCGCCCCACCTCCCCTTTCAGACACCACTTCCTCCCCCATAGCCAAG GCACCGACCCGCCGAGTGGCCGGAGCTCTCCCCTACCGCTCAGGCCCGACAGCCGGCCGGTCACCCCGCCTCTCTCTCAGACCCCTAAACATTTCCACCTCCCAG ATCAGGGGAGCAACATCTATCGAAAGCCACCCATCTACAAACAACACG GTTCAGAAGGGAGGAGAAGATctagagaagaggaggaggaagaggcttTGAAAAGAAAGCTgctccaggaggagcatctCAGTAAG ATTCAGTCCGGTTTGGGGAAGCTCATTTTGAAGGAGGAGATGGAAAAAGAGCAGataagggagcgccatgcacgAAGCCTCTCGGCTCAGCGCTACGATCCCAAACAGACCAGCTGTGATGCAG ATCAGCCTTCTCCAACCAAAACTAACTCTCTGCCTGGCTATGGAAGAAATGGGCTACATCGG CCTCAGTCCACAGATTTCACCCAGTACAACAGCTACGGGGACATGTGCGGAGGAGGCAGAG AGTTTCAG CACATTAAGGATGGCCGTGCAGCACTTGCAAGGATGGACAGGGGAGTATCTATGCCTAATATGTTGGAACCGAAA gtgtaTCCCTATGAAATGCTCATGATAACCAGTAGAGGGAGAGCTAAACTGCCCAGGGATGTGGACAGAACCAGACTGGAG CGCCACTTAGCACCTGAAACGTTCTTTGACATCTTTGGAATGGAGATCCAGGAGTTTGACAGGCTTCCCCTGTGGAAACGCAACGACATGAAAAAGAAGGCCAAGCTCTTCTAG